A genomic region of Helicoverpa zea isolate HzStark_Cry1AcR chromosome 8, ilHelZeax1.1, whole genome shotgun sequence contains the following coding sequences:
- the LOC124632809 gene encoding kinesin-related protein 4-like isoform X2 has translation MSDNIKVVVKVRPLISREIEDKLSYQWRVKNNTLYQLGHNGKENGQSFTFEKVYDKDTNTAEVYNDIAKPIVEAATAGFNGTIFAYGQTSSGKTYTMTGTDSSPGIIPLAVINLFEIIKNIPDRDFLVRVSYIEIYNETLRDLFNLSRKYVKITESHQGIKVEATEKVTSSPEEILEAMKEGEANRQKGATNMNEESSRSHTIFQIIIESREHVEGEEEPGCVNVSQLNLVDLAGSERSGQTGATGRQFIEGTHINKSLSVLALVINQLSENPNRYVNYRDSKLTRILQNSLGGNAKTTIICAITPAAVEETISTLQFANRAKAIKNKPEVNAVATSNNTMIQRLTKQMCDLKAQLESKKNIEQDNHKLQSKIQNLQKLILNGFAQRRSMDLISGPRRKLQQPRRITISAFNSISEEEPVVSIPKFCTPSLKYNPLVVPKLGELAPVAEEGKLSAEAGEPARVVTPPPTRTVFFSNEVIELDSDDDSTRDDVPTCSPIHKCYGATKTPPCVLRRNAKEAERNLKGLIELTEREKMYSPEVIEYIEKLEQNTTVIAKLQDEIEVLNRESKEKDSEMDLLRSKVKKSEEDMKALVAAKIELLSQCDNFNTKLTDAEVSYETLRNKAKLREEELLSLLEELTAKNKKPEDIGKMLSRTLDKEVHFMDISKDISLVNSDSDSVVNGNDDGTDHINELVAETQSQLDMRNQTIIDLEATIFSQKQKISMLEDLNKSLQEEVSAVKDKLVYIENENTLLKSTLDTLNSTIKEQKINLETAKADIDSYNTLIRELQIKLTQKDSSSSIDINDSALDNMIANEEKFIANNENMKNIIRSLKTALESRNKEVERLKSAAQVNDKASLDNLALTKELELKSKEIDASHEKVESLTKQINENVTSIHKLMLEKNVLKVAENELSEKLANCENKISELEKINLENSISNERLKEENLELTKSIAEKNVTEKELLEFNKQFVKQIEEMTAKTNQLEQEISEKRDLISSLEKEDKESKEYLLNAKAAVLKSQLILGTLTGNMQEVPEIIDNFVNVFSVLSNSMNTLEKVANDVAKQKEEALKNNNDLKIKLEEVISSHKSEILVLQEQLDIHSISESNVSQENLSLSNRISELNNELEMSRHELRTQITQNENLVANLTQATENVETCNKIMDGLRTEKQNLDQTVINLQKDIENLMSKLQEKDSLLNDKISEINIIEERIINSQQERDELLNSICNKITQFTINFNIQNDIGDEGHGDCSKVHERILLTLDSIGNHISLMNVKNVNDDSANVDEILLEAQKEIAALTQQNLSLIEQLSQVENKHSELSFAMKKIQEDNKQLNKELTMSQNILQSLQSELEQKSDDLTTMERKVLEWKEQFKSLDTIMTEQMAELKLENEKLKARIAENKLQPQAVVTYEHKDSYDNNNKKAGELKESSSTCSEISSPPSLLTICCNKIVDSIQPKENESKTSTVSSNTEYSGETHKTYIVECKCKLLAAELEASKEENSRIIALLQQMEAGNKHLIREQETLQSEIRHLLGPAEELQKKIGDPSVAEQQNASFKRYSLPDVLDSSTALPNFKNESTLDGDLLMLDTNVTITTAADNTLTGQDQTCLDLTQFYNEASCQTNDLNQTDNQTMQDMTILCDHNQNMTEMINMLKEENATLRELVNKYGEIKEFTTDAAVSPVKSNEPVTNSVDDKISVIYECANCKRQAELQQAHAKLFDDLKTVTQELTEIKAQKSEIEEKYNYLVLETPSTDILIKKLNSLEKDCNTKIQEIAKLNKILSIKTEQLKSLQDENDTLSTQVFENVSEADDLNRELDNVRKINTELLEKCSKLEQSAKESNESLSNIATICSECITKDERIKAMEMKLMKSHSKLNRSLSDSDTSSRFNKIVTLQSELHAGREECKEITEDVASIKNHLDRSNLAMDLDDSLSESNIYPFTKDYSISSPQSIKCTMPDIPEERTSDIYVMEKIDCLNYYVEKTGFNKDNVGRDIKIIDLMKTFYEHLITQHGNEVQNLTNKLKDFDESKSQLEIQICSLIEKHSQVATALQQKDQDYNTVANTLSLIKQNIHTLNQEVTKASDIDINKLVNMYKDNFFKVLDKDLGFSSMQIIDALINNIVNKHQTDLTEIKDRYTKLQEHMENVTLELKTVNENLAQMKEQLAAKESEYNLLKAQKERIHQISNAVTLDIIKRDKELTETLNNGYNKLMELNIVNSENVDMTLPANVNVSLLFDHLINKHKDNNHLDKEKEKENLALEVKTSKQIIEEKQKEIEALQSRGRNLQEINNGVTIDLVEKQNKLQAQNQIYESQLEENKTNVELIKKMEEEIQQLRNVVVDKENTIEKLEMKISTQVELIETVKNLQNDISHLKSMNDIIVKEKDSYSSELVKSGETLKQNSMEMDRMTSDILVLRESVRENTMIIDNLNTEVKNLLKQNMELKGQLEEKSRECFRLETNMKTHEKTAEIQSRMIMRLEKQKNEDDSTISEKSKLVDELKQKCAALQKQCDSVHNGTNEIDALRKSKETLEARVIELETQLEAKSRPSIDAIADSSRRRRQSLHDSKRLFGEDHHELGDHSNAEAIFESRAKPDDLFMDVDDDISNRSSPIMRLSKGRDSLSLSRTDQEEEHPSRPSSVVATRRRRQSIHDLHRSVLRHTPSPHGMDASHRIIDEINHSKPSDMSGDYVSEMTQLKDRLSACQQELEELKEKYRELDDECETCAEYLRERDLQCARLKKEKTALQATVSELKEKLQSCNPAQSMNQSQQTTAKPTVSHVGVNTDEDWTNLHSVVVDRMSFDAEVEKNKRLTKTIEELRFKKQDLKNTLAKMQKALEKNTSSRELESTRHELQACKHELAQLRQKYKDLDEECDTCAQYLREKEEQCRRLKEAKNALEMKLHEYQGTNAMAHSTRKKRQSLHDQNRSSTVELQDASTETCDDFLSNQVERDARPLTEDMQDKEVRRMKLMVEKLSQQKALLEQQLVSMSHPMYVATGSAIVQNQQLTDVMKENQKLKKINAKLVNICKKRGKDSNRENEDPAGQG, from the exons atgagtGACAATATAAAAGTAGTTGTCAAAGTTAGACCTCTAATTTCGCGTGAAATTGAAGATAAACTTTCTTACCAGTGGCGGGTCAAGAATAATACGCTTTACCAGCTCGGTCACAATGGCAAAGAAAACGGCCAATCTTTCACTTTTG AAAAAGTTTACGACAAAGATACGAACACTGCAGAGGTGTACAATGATATTGCGAAGCCGATCGTGGAAGCCGCGACGGCTGGCTTCAATGGCACCATATTTGCTTATGGACAGACGTCCTCAGGCAAGACTTACACCATGACTGGGACAGACAGCTCGCCTGGAATCATTCCACTGGCAGTCATCAACTTGTTTGAGATTATCAAGAACATTCCTGACCGAGACTTCTTAGTGAG AGTGTCttacatagaaatatataatGAGACGTTGAGAGATCTGTTTAATCTGAGCAGAAAATATGTGAAAATCACGGAATCCCATCAGGGAATTAAAGTGGAAGCCACTGAGAAAGTCACCTCTTCCCCAGAAGAAATTCTAGAAGCTATGAAAGAG GGAGAAGCGAACAGACAAAAAGGTGCCACAAATATGAATGAAGAAAGTAGCAGGTCCCATACAATATTCCaaatt ATAATAGAATCTCGCGAGCACGTAGAAGGGGAAGAGGAGCCGGGCTGCGTGAACGTGTCGCAGCTGAATCTCGTGGACCTGGCGGGGTCGGAGCGCAGCGGGCAGACGGGCGCCACGGGCCGACAGTTCATAGAAGGCACCCATATCAACAAGTCTCTCTCTGTACTCGCTCTCGTCATCAATCAGCTGTCAGAAAACCCTAATAG ATATGTGAATTATCGCGACAGTAAATTGACGCGTATCCTGCAAAACTCGCTCGGAGGTAACGCAAAGACGACAATCATTTGCGCCATCACACCAGCCGCTGTTGAGGAAACTATTTCTACATTGCA ATTCGCGAACCGAGCCAAAGCTATAAAGAATAAGCCTGAAGTGAACGCCGTAGCCACTTCTAACAACACCATGATCCAACGACTCACGAAGCAGATGTGTGACCTCAAAGCTCAGTTGGAGAGCAAGAAGAATATAGAG caaGACAATCATAAGTTACAAAGCAAGATACAAAACCTGCAGAAGTTAATATTGAACGGGTTTGCTCAGAGACGTAGTATGGACCTTATTAGTGGCCCTCGACGAAAACTACAGCAGCCTAGGAGAATAACTATATCTGCATTTAATTCTATATCTGAGGAAGAGCCGGTCGTCAGTATACCTAAGTTTTGTACACCCAGTTTGAAGTACAA CCCCCTGGTGGTCCCGAAGCTGGGCGAGCTGGCGCCGGTGGCGGAGGAAGGCAAGCTCTCGGCCGAGGCCGGCGAGCCGGCGCGGGTGGTGACGCCGCCGCCAACAAGGACCGTCTTCTTCAGCAACGAGGTCATCGAACTTG ATAGCGATGACGACTCGACACGAGACGATGTACCGACATGCTCACCCATTCACAAATGCTATG GTGCAACAAAAACACCGCCATGCGTACTCAGGCGAAATGCTAAAGAGGCTGAAAGAAATTTAAAAGGCTTAATCGAGCTAACCGAAAGAGAAAAAATGTATTCGCCTGAAGTG ATTGAATATATAGAAAAATTAGAACAAAATACCACTGTGATAGCGAAACTACAAGACGAAATTGAAGTACTGAACAGAGAAAGCAAAGAAAAAGATTCAGAAATGGACTTATTGAGAAGCAAAGTTAAGAAGTCTGAGGAAGATATGAAGGCTCTAGTTGCTGCTAAG ATCGAGCTGCTATCTCAATGTGACAACTTTAACACTAAATTGACGGACGCGGAAGTGAGTTACGAAACCCTTCGGAATAAAGCCAAACTTCGTGAAGAAGAATTGCTGTCTTTGTTAGAAGAACTCACTGCTAAAAATAAGAAGCCTGAAGATATTG gtaaaatGCTGTCCCGTACGTTAGACAAAGAGGTACATTTCATGGATATCTCGAAAGACATTTCTCTTGTCAATAGTGACAGTGATAGTGTTGTCAATGGGAATGATGATGGAACCGATCATATTAATGAACTAGTCGCCGAAACTCAATCTCAACTCGATATGAGAAATCAAACAATCATAGATTTAGAGGCTACCATATTTTCCCAAAAACAAAAGATCTCCATGTTAGAGGACCTGAATAAAAGTCTCCAGGAAGAAGTTAGCGCGGTTAAAGATAAACTCGTTtacatagaaaatgaaaatactttACTCAAATCTACACTGGATACTCTAAATTCTacaataaaagaacaaaaaataaatttggaAACCGCAAAAGCTGACATAGATTCGTATAATACTCTTATACGGGAACTGCAAATAAAATTAACCCAAAAAGATAGTTCATCATCCATTGACATCAATGATAGTGCTCTTGATAATATGATAGCCAATGAAGAAAAGTTCATTGCTAACAATGagaacatgaaaaatataattcgGTCTCTTAAAACTGCCCTCGAATCGCGTAATAAAGAAGTTGAGAGACTAAAATCTGCAGCGCAAGTGAATGACAAAGCCTCATTAGATAATTTAGCTTTAACGAAAGAGCTTgaattaaaatcaaaagaaaTTGATGCATCACATGAAAAGGTTGAAAgcttaacaaaacaaattaatgagAATGTAACTAGTATACACAAACTTATGCTTGAAAAGAATGTTCTCAAAGTAGCCGAAAACGAACTCTCTGAGAAACTGGCAAattgtgaaaacaaaattagtGAACTCGAAAAAATTAATCTAGAGAACTCCATTTCTAATGAACGACTCAAAGAAGAAAATCTTGAACTAacgaaatcaatagcagaaaaAAATGTCACGGAAAAAGAATTACTTGAATTCAACAAACAATTTGTTAAACAAATCGAGGAAATGACTGCCAAGACTAACCAGTTAGAACAAGAAATAAGCGAAAAACGTGATCTTATATCTTCTCTTGAGAAAGAAGATAAAGAATCCAAGGAATATTTGCTTAACGCCAAAGCGGCCGTACTGAAATCACAACTTATACTCGGTACTTTGACCGGGAACATGCAAGAAGTACCAGAAATTATTGACAACTTTGTAAACGTTTTTAGTGTACTAAGTAACAGCATGAATACTTTGGAAAAGGTTGCCAATGATGTTGCCAAACAAAAAGAGGAagctttgaaaaataacaatgaCTTAAAAATCAAGTTAGAAGAAGTGATTTCGTCACATAAATCTGAGATTTTAGTACTGCAGGAACAACTTGACATACATAGCATCTCTGAATCCAACGTCAGTCAGGAAAACTTATCATTAAGTAACAGAATAAGTGAGTTAAACAATGAGCTCGAAATGAGCCGCCATGAGCTACGTACTCAAATAACACAAAACGAGAATTTGGTAGCTAATTTAACTCAAGCTACAGAAAACGTCGAGACATGCAATAAGATAATGGATGGTTTACGGACAGAAAAACAGAATTTAGACCAGACTGTAATAAACTTGCAAAAAGATATAGAAAATCTAATGTCGAAGCTGCAAGAAAAGGATAGTTTGTTAAATGATAAGATCTCCGAAATCAATATTATTGAGGAACGAATTATTAACTCTCAACAGGAGCGAGACGAGCTGTTAAATagtatttgtaataaaattacacaATTCACGATCAATTTCAATATTCAAAATGATATTGGGGATGAAGGCCATGGTGACTGTAGTAAGGTCCACGAACGTATTCTTCTTACATTAGACAGTATAGGAAATCACATATCACTAATGAACGTGAAAAACGTCAATGATGATAGTGCCAATGTAGACGAAATATTGTTAGAAGCCCAGAAGGAAATAGCAGCTCTGACACAACAGAATCTCAGTCTCATAGAACAGTTATCTCAAGTAGAAAACAAACATAGTGAATTATCTTTTGCAATGAAAAAGATTCAAGAAGACAATAAACAACTAAATAAAGAATTGACTATGAGTCAAAATATACTACAAAGTCTACAATCAGAACTTGAGCAAAAATCTGATGATTTAACAACCATGGAACGCAAAGTTCTGGAATGGAAAGAACAGTTTAAAAGTCTTGACACTATAATgacagagcagatggcagaacTTAAATTGGAAAACGAAAAACTTAAAGCTCGCATCGCGGAAAATAAACTGCAACCGCAAGCAGTAGTAACTTATGAACATAAAGATTCTTatgacaataacaataaaaaagctGGTGAATTAAAAGAGAGCTCAAGCACATGCAGCGAGATTTCTTCTCCTCCTAGCCTGTTAACGATATGCTGcaacaaaatagtagattccATACAACCTAAAGAAAATGAATCTAAAACTTCGACTGTAAGTTCTAACACTGAGTATTCAGGTGAAACTCACAAAACTTACATAGTCGAATGCAAATGCAAACTACTTGCCGCAGAACTAGAAGCTTCTAAAGAAGAGAACTCTAGAATCATTGCACTTTTACAGCAAATGGAAGCAGGAAACAAACATCTTATTCGAGAACAAGAAACCTTACAGTCTGAAATTCGGCATCTTCTTGGCCCTGCCGAAGAATTGCAAAAGAAAATC GGAGATCCTTCGGTTGCTGAACAACAAAATGCCAGTTTTAAACGATATTCGCTGCCCGATGTGCTAGACAGCAGCACTGCTCTTCCTAACTTTAAAAACGAATCTACTTTAGATGGAGACCTTTTGATGCTTGATACCAATGTAACCATAACTACGGCTGCAGATAACACCTTGACTGGTCAAGATCAAACATGTTTAGATTTAACACAATTCTACAATGAAGCTTCTTGTCagacgaatgatttaaatcaaACTGATAACCAAACTATGCAAGACATGACAATTCTATGTGATCATAACCAGAACATGACAGAAATGATAAATATGTTAAAAGAAGAAAATGCAACTCTACGTgagttagtaaataaatatggtgAGATTAAAGAATTTACGACAGATGCAGCAGTGAGTCCTGTCAAGTCGAATGAACCCGTTACTAATTCTGTGGATGACAAGATCAGTGTAATTTATGAGTGTGCTAATTGTAAAAGGCAAGCAGAGTTACAACAAGCACATGCAAAACTATTTGATGATTTAAAAACAGTAACTCAAGAACTGACAGAAATAAAAGCACAAAAATCTGAAATCGAAGAAAAGTACAACTATCTGGTCCTAGAAACACCCTCAACTGATATTCTAATAAAGAAGTTAAATAGTTTAGAAAAAGATTGCAATACTAAAATCCAAGAAATTGccaaacttaataaaatattgagtaTTAAAACGGAGCAATTGAAAAGTTTACAGGATGAAAACGATACATTGTCAACACaagtttttgaaaatgtttccGAAGCCGATGACTTGAACAGAGAGTTAGACAATGTGAGAAAAATTAATACTGAATTGTTAGAGAAATGTAGCAAGTTAGAGCAATCTGCCAAGGAATCTAATGAAAGCTTAAGCAATATTGCTACTATTTGTTCTGAATGTATAACCAAAGATGAGCGTATAAAGGCAATGGAAATGAAGCTAATGAAATCGCATTCAAAATTAAACAGGAGTCTAAGCGATTCGGATACCTCTTCTAGGTTTAACAAAATTGTTACTTTACAAAGTGAATTGCACGCGGGCAGAGAAGAATGTAAGGAGATAACCGAAGATGTAGCCAGTATTAAAAACCATTTAGACCGCAGCAATCTCGCGATGGATTTAGATGATAGTTTGAGTGAGTCGAACATCTACCCATTCACTAAAGATTATAGCATTAGTAGCCCTCAATCTATCAAATGTACTATGCCCGACATTCCGGAGGAACGCACCTCGGATATTTATGTGATGGAAAAAATTGACTGTCTTAATTACTACGTTGAAAAGACAGGCTTCAACAAAGATAATGTCGGCCGTGATATCAAAATTATCGATCTCATGAAAACGTTTTACGAACATCTAATCACTCAACACGGCAATGAAGTACAGAATCTAACCAATAAATTGAAAGACTTCGATGAGTCTAAAAGCCAGTTAGAAATCCAAATCTGTTCCCTAATAGAAAAGCATTCTCAAGTAGCCACGGCATTGCAACAAAAAGATCAAGATTACAACACAGTAGCAAACACATTATCGTTGATAAAACAGAATATTCATACTCTTAATCAAGAAGTTACTAAAGCATCTGACATTGACATCAATAAACTAGTGAACATGTACAAAGATAATTTCTTTAAAGTGCTAGACAAAGATTTAGGATTTTCGAGCATGCAAATCATCGATGCTCtaatcaataacattgtaaacaaGCATCAAACAGATTTAACGGAAATCAAGGATCGTTATACCAAATTACAAGAACATATGGAAAATGTTACTCTGGAATTGAAGACGGTCAATGAAAACTTGGCACAGATGAAAGAGCAGTTGGCTGCCAAAGAAAGcgaatacaatttactaaaaGCCCAAAAAGAAAGGATCCATCAAATAAGCAACGCTGTAACATTAGATATAATTAAAAGAGACAAAGAGCTAACAGAGACACTTAATAATGGTTATAACAAACTTATGGAACTTAATATAGTAAATAGCGAAAACGTCGATATGACATTGCCAGCAAATGTGAATGTTAGCCTTCTCTTTGATCACCTGATTAACAAACATAAAGACAATAACCATCTTGATAAagaaaaggaaaaagaaaatctTGCTCTAGAAGTGAAGACTTCGAAACAAATCatagaagaaaaacaaaaagaaattgaaGCACTTCAATCACGTGGAAGAAACTTACAAGAAATCAATAACGGAGTAACAATAGACTTAGTTGAAAAACAGAACAAACTACAAGCCCAGAATCAGATATACGAAAGTCAACTcgaagaaaataaaactaatgttgaattaataaaaaaaatggaagaAGAAATCCAACAGTTACGGAATGTCGTTGTAGATAAAGAAAACACTATCGAAAaacttgaaatgaaaataagtaCTCAAGTTGAATTAATAGAAACTgttaaaaacttacaaaatgATATTTCTCACTTGAAATCAATGAATGATATCATAGTGAAAGAAAAAGATTCTTATTCTTCCGAACTTGTGAAATCTGGTGAGACGCTCAAACAAAATAGCATGGAAATGGATAGGATGACGTCAGATATATTAGTGCTGAGGGAATCTGTGAGGGAAAATACTATGATAATAGATAATTTGAATACGGAAGTAAAGAATTTGTTGAAGCAGAATATGGAGTTGAAGGGACAGTTGGAAGAAAAGTCAAGGGAGTGCTTTAGATTGGAGACTAACATGAAAACTCATGAAAAGACAGCTGAGATTCAATCGAGAATGATAATGAG gcTAGAAAAACAGAAGAATGAGGACGACAGCACTATAAGTGAGAAGAGCAAGCTAGTAGATGAGCTCAAACAAAAATGTGCTGCCTTACAGAAACAATGCGATTCAGTACACAATGGCACAAATGAAATTGACGCCTTGAGGAAGAGTAAAGAGACTTTAGAG GCTCGGGTGATTGAACTGGAAACGCAATTGGAGGCGAAATCCCGGCCGTCCATTGATGCTATCGCAGATTCGTCGCGGCGAAGACGGCAGAGCTTACACGACTCCAAGCGATTGTTTGGTGAAGATCATCATGAATTGGGAG aTCACAGTAACGCGGAGGCCATATTTGAGTCTCGTGCAAAACCTGATGACTTGTTTATGGATGTTGACGATGATATTTCTAATAGAAGCAGCCCCATTATGAGACTCAGTAAAGG acGGGATAGCCTATCTCTTTCGCGAACTGATCAG GAGGAAGAGCATCCATCTCGGCCGAGCAGTGTGGTAGCAACTCGACGTCGCAGGCAGAGTATACACGACCTGCATAGAAGTGTGCTGCGTCATACGCCTTCACCTCACG GTATGGACGCATCGCACAGGATAATTGATGAAATCAACCATTCGAAACCTTCTGATATGTCCGGTGATTACGTCAG tGAAATGACTCAACTGAAAGACCGTCTATCAGCCTGTCAGCAAGAGTTAGAAGAGTTGAAGGAAAAATACAGAGAATTAGACGACGAATGTGAAACTTGCGCCGAGTACCTGCGCGAGAGGGACTTACAGTGTGCACGGTTGAAGAAGGAGAAAACCGCTTTGCAA GCAACAGTGTCAGAACTCAAAGAGAAGTTACAGTCATGCAATCCAGCCCAGTCCATGAATCAGAGCCAACAGACTACTGCCAAACCAACCGTCTCTCACGTTGGAGTTAACACTGACGAag ATTGGACGAACCTGCACTCGGTAGTCGTAGATCGCATGTCGTTTGACGCCGAGGTGGAGAAAAACAAAAGGCTGACGAAAACTATTGAAGAGCTGCGATTCAAGAAACAAGACTTGAAGAATACGCTCGCTAAAATGCAGAAAGCTTTGGAGAAAAATACTAGTAGCAG GGAATTAGAATCAACTCGTCACGAACTGCAAGCGTGTAAGCATGAGCTGGCGCAACTCCGACAGAAGTACAAAGACTTGGACGAGGAGTGCGACACTTGTGCGCAGTACCTGAGGGAAAAGGAGGAACAGTGTCGCCGGCTCAAGGAGGCTAAGAACGCTTTGGAG ATGAAACTGCACGAGTACCAAGGCACAAACGCGATGGCGCATTCAACGCGTAAGAAACGACAGAGCTTACACGATCAGAACCGATCCTCTACCGTCGAACTACAGGACGCTTCTACTGAAACTTGCGATG ATTTCCTCAGCAACCAAGTGGAGCGCGATGCGCGTCCCTTGACCGAAGACATGCAAGACAAAGAAGTCAGGCGAATGAAATTG ATGGTAGAGAAATTATCTCAACAGAAGGCGCTACTAGAACAACAGTTGGTGAGCATGTCGCATCCCATGTACGTCGCGACCGGCAGCGCTATTGTACAG AACCAACAACTAACAGACGTGATGAAAGAAAACCAAAAACTCAAGAAAATTAACGCGAAACTCGTTAACATTTGCAAGAAAAGGGGCAAAGACTCTAACAGAGAAAACGAGGACCCCGCCGGCCAGGGCTGA